One window of Xanthomonas sp. 10-10 genomic DNA carries:
- a CDS encoding two-component regulator propeller domain-containing protein yields MPRLRFCSNFSRTLAALWLVLLITAVPVLASAAVPTTPVPIQLTVADGLPSNTVNDFAEDRNGYLWLATADGLARFDGRSYRIWRMEDGLTDNFVWALGVDADDGVWVGLDNGGVGVLDAKRRLFKPLESAQFPELRRSTVWAIAQTPDGDLWFGTSRNGLYRRRSDGSMQRFTFVADDAKSLPGNNVAALRVTPDGSLWIGGNSGVARWTGKNFERVKLPGNMQYSNGMRLDSRGTLWVTDGNYQLYRLNSKRQFVTQPWYENKKDQRVIGVLLRDRAGRYWLDTMGGLGISNGKDVVNVPIYSLSAHGLIKPSWSSAYEDREGGIWFASLNGGLWHLPPNWNTFAVLSYHTVDRQSISNPFVKASAVSASGGVWIAGTRGVLERLDPNSGVVERHLQPIYELRWPTSLVESRSGYVWIGLPESLVRYDPRTKQRKRWPLSTGSASMNYGNPERLALDAQGRLWIYLTNAGLQIRDGEGRLIREIAHGSHGLETANVYDLRLGPDGQMWLASSTGLRRWDPKADTFVMVRGAPASTNYVFRFTDSGVVWIGLMGELRRYLWDGTQLKHLDTIDRAQEFPMVAPNGLVVDGAGVAWVSSARGLIRVDPASKMVRVYGVHDGLPNQQFQENTLVRATGGQILGGTPDGVVLFDPTQMRPNTRQPPLLIERVGLRRGERGLDVTGVEPLQLQDGDRDLHIVARMPTFTHSESTSYRFRLSGYDPDWIDVGPGGERLFSRLPSGHYTLEVQGRTADGIWSASQTLRFQVLPPWWLSPWGLGLLALLSVCVVVAAILLYRRRLRRLNAWQLAVHKQEVAEQASLAKTRFLATLGHEVRTPMTGVLGMSELLLKTSLDTKQRSYTDSIRRAGAHLLRLVNDALDLARIESGRLELDLEPFSVRQLVAEVEALMAPLAQERGLRFSLEIGLFGDITASGDSTRIRQILLNLLSNAIKFTERGVVGLKLTTLGSYQGLRFEVADTGPGINAEQKARLFQRFEQGDGAKTSSRYGGSGLGLAICQELALAMGGHIEVISRLGAGTRFVVDLPLRWVASDATLGGEAGRAGAAVAPQRILLVEDDPTIAEVIVGLLRAQGHSVVHAPHGLAALTEAADNTFDLALLDLDLPGLDGFALARQLRVFGYEMPLIAVTARSDEAAEPGAQEAGFDCFLRKPLTGDMLADTIAEALRSKR; encoded by the coding sequence ATGCCACGTCTGCGTTTTTGTTCCAATTTCAGTCGCACCCTTGCTGCACTGTGGTTGGTCCTGTTGATCACAGCGGTGCCCGTGCTTGCCTCTGCGGCAGTGCCGACGACTCCTGTGCCGATCCAGCTCACCGTGGCCGACGGACTTCCTTCCAACACGGTCAATGACTTTGCCGAGGATAGAAACGGCTACCTGTGGCTGGCAACCGCCGATGGTCTGGCCAGGTTCGATGGGCGGAGTTACCGCATCTGGCGGATGGAAGACGGGCTGACAGACAATTTTGTCTGGGCCCTAGGAGTCGATGCAGACGACGGGGTGTGGGTCGGTTTGGATAATGGTGGCGTGGGTGTTCTGGACGCAAAACGACGCCTATTCAAACCGTTGGAGAGCGCACAGTTTCCTGAGCTCAGACGCAGCACCGTGTGGGCGATCGCGCAGACGCCCGACGGCGATCTATGGTTTGGAACTTCAAGAAACGGCCTGTATCGGCGGCGCTCGGACGGCAGTATGCAGCGCTTTACGTTTGTGGCAGACGATGCGAAGAGCTTGCCGGGAAACAACGTCGCCGCCTTGCGTGTCACGCCTGACGGGTCGTTATGGATTGGAGGCAACTCAGGCGTGGCGCGCTGGACAGGTAAAAACTTTGAGCGTGTAAAGCTGCCTGGAAACATGCAATATTCTAACGGGATGCGACTGGATTCGCGTGGGACTCTTTGGGTCACTGACGGAAATTACCAGCTATATCGGCTGAATTCAAAAAGGCAATTTGTAACGCAGCCTTGGTATGAAAATAAAAAAGATCAACGTGTTATAGGTGTGTTACTGCGTGATCGGGCCGGGCGCTATTGGCTGGATACGATGGGCGGTCTAGGGATATCGAATGGTAAGGATGTCGTTAACGTACCGATCTATAGCCTTTCTGCCCATGGGCTGATAAAGCCGAGTTGGTCCAGTGCCTACGAGGATCGTGAGGGTGGCATATGGTTTGCCAGCCTTAATGGTGGTCTTTGGCATTTGCCTCCTAATTGGAATACTTTCGCGGTACTGTCTTATCACACCGTCGATCGTCAATCGATTTCCAATCCGTTCGTAAAGGCTTCGGCAGTTTCCGCATCTGGCGGAGTGTGGATTGCCGGGACGCGTGGCGTTCTTGAGCGTTTAGATCCAAATAGCGGGGTGGTGGAACGTCATTTGCAACCAATCTATGAATTGCGCTGGCCAACGTCCCTGGTCGAAAGTCGAAGCGGCTACGTTTGGATAGGTCTTCCTGAATCGCTGGTCCGCTATGATCCGCGCACCAAACAACGGAAGCGCTGGCCGCTTTCTACCGGGTCGGCATCGATGAATTACGGCAATCCGGAACGCCTGGCGCTGGATGCGCAGGGTCGGTTGTGGATTTATCTGACCAATGCCGGACTGCAGATTCGCGACGGCGAGGGACGGCTCATTCGGGAGATAGCGCACGGAAGTCATGGCCTTGAGACCGCTAACGTCTATGACCTCAGGCTCGGTCCCGATGGGCAAATGTGGCTTGCCAGCTCGACTGGTTTAAGGCGCTGGGATCCGAAAGCCGATACTTTCGTCATGGTGCGAGGTGCACCTGCTTCAACGAATTATGTGTTCCGTTTCACCGACTCGGGCGTTGTCTGGATCGGGTTGATGGGTGAGTTGCGGCGCTACCTCTGGGATGGCACGCAACTCAAACATCTGGACACGATCGACAGGGCACAAGAGTTTCCCATGGTGGCGCCTAATGGACTTGTGGTGGACGGTGCCGGCGTGGCCTGGGTATCGAGCGCGCGAGGTCTGATCAGAGTGGACCCCGCCAGCAAAATGGTGCGGGTCTACGGGGTTCATGACGGACTTCCCAATCAGCAGTTTCAGGAAAACACACTCGTACGCGCAACTGGCGGGCAGATTCTGGGCGGAACACCTGATGGTGTCGTGCTGTTCGATCCAACCCAGATGCGTCCGAATACACGCCAGCCGCCGCTGCTGATCGAGCGCGTAGGTCTGCGCCGTGGCGAGCGCGGACTGGATGTCACCGGTGTGGAGCCGCTACAACTGCAGGACGGCGATCGCGATCTGCATATCGTCGCGCGCATGCCGACCTTCACGCATTCGGAGTCAACCAGCTACCGCTTTCGTTTAAGCGGTTACGACCCGGACTGGATCGACGTCGGGCCCGGTGGCGAGCGCCTGTTTTCGCGCCTGCCTTCCGGGCATTACACGCTGGAAGTGCAGGGGAGGACGGCAGACGGCATCTGGTCAGCGAGCCAGACCTTACGTTTTCAAGTATTGCCGCCATGGTGGCTGTCGCCGTGGGGCTTGGGCCTGCTGGCCCTGTTGAGCGTATGCGTCGTCGTTGCGGCCATTTTGTTGTACCGCCGCCGTCTACGACGCCTGAATGCCTGGCAGTTGGCGGTGCACAAGCAAGAAGTCGCCGAGCAGGCGTCACTGGCCAAGACGCGGTTTTTGGCAACGCTCGGCCACGAGGTACGCACGCCGATGACCGGCGTGCTGGGCATGAGCGAGTTGCTGCTCAAGACCTCGCTGGATACCAAGCAGCGCAGCTATACCGATTCCATCCGTCGTGCGGGCGCGCATCTGCTGCGGCTGGTCAACGATGCGCTGGATCTGGCGCGCATCGAATCCGGGCGGCTGGAACTGGATCTGGAGCCATTTTCGGTGCGCCAGCTCGTGGCCGAGGTCGAAGCGCTGATGGCGCCATTGGCTCAGGAGCGCGGCCTGCGGTTCAGCCTGGAAATCGGCCTGTTTGGCGATATCACTGCCAGCGGCGATTCGACCCGCATTCGGCAGATCCTGCTCAATCTGCTCAGCAACGCGATCAAGTTCACCGAGCGCGGCGTGGTTGGCCTGAAGTTGACCACGCTCGGTTCCTATCAGGGCCTGCGGTTTGAGGTGGCCGACACGGGGCCGGGCATCAATGCCGAACAGAAGGCGCGTCTGTTTCAGCGCTTCGAGCAGGGCGATGGCGCCAAGACCAGCTCGCGCTACGGCGGCAGTGGTCTGGGCTTGGCGATCTGCCAGGAACTGGCCCTGGCGATGGGCGGGCACATCGAGGTGATCAGCCGGCTCGGCGCCGGGACGAGGTTCGTGGTGGATCTGCCGCTGCGCTGGGTAGCTTCGGACGCGACGCTCGGCGGCGAAGCGGGGCGTGCTGGCGCTGCGGTCGCGCCGCAGCGCATCCTGCTGGTGGAGGACGACCCGACCATCGCCGAGGTCATCGTCGGCCTGCTGCGCGCGCAGGGGCACTCGGTGGTGCATGCGCCGCACGGTCTGGCCGCATTGACCGAAGCTGCCGACAATACGTTCGACCTGGCATTGCTGGATCTGGATCTGCCCGGGCTGGACGGGTTCGCGCTGGCGCGGCAATTGCGCGTGTTCGGCTACGAGATGCCGCTGATTGCGGTGACTGCGCGTTCGGATGAAGCCGCCGAACCAGGTGCGCAGGAGGCCGGGTTCGATTGCTTCCTGCGCAAGCCGCTGACCGGCGACATGCTGGCCGACACCATCGCCGAGGCGTTGCGCAGCAAGCGCTGA
- a CDS encoding ATP-binding protein: MKQVVLFVLAVMALLIGVEAAAVNQIETPRMRRFGPAEGLPSRMVLALAQDRQGYVWAATSDGLARYDGIGLQVWQHDPHNARSIPGNEVETLLVDDRDRVWLGVNDSPLSMLDADRAVFTSFPDVAHACVGQVWALAQAQGALWIGSSGGGLCRREENGRITVFRATPDAADGLPSDTIMSMLTDARGRLWIGTAGGLVMRDGDRFVRIAPDSLGTMVLKLSKDPDGTLWVGSGKGLYRVTPAGVLEPAPWEGVSGVRAGTVVHDVHGGYWVGAADGFFRVAPGETKLRVMEGDRGSGFLTAHSGVLDVMQDGQGGLWLGLISQGLAYLPPDWRRFSTIQQAQGKPLESLYLMNASADGDSFLVTTGEGVYRVGDQGEVVPVLHSDVLGGRSVQSVLPAGDGSLWVALSDGVLRYQPRTGEKHALAMQFGTSDIHRVELMTPGIDGEFWLSIVEGGVQRRAADGRLLATFRFGTDLSEVGGMVQQLLVRPDGSAWVAAGDGLWVWQGERFRRVIGGADAVREVYALAFVTPHEFWAGRHGAIERYRWDGSHARLLERVGHAQGLPSTEIRGLALGGTDTVWATTSRGLYAYRRDQPQVRMFGQRDGLPDSEFSMRPPVTGPSGQVLALTTSGIVLFDPAQAFAPAPVARLVIESVQVRRNDAEHPQPLPHKGTIVLQARDRDLRISARLLSFVDPASARYRYRVEGYDAGWVEQGATGERVMSRLPPGDYRIDVQARAGDGDWIAAPSLHLQVRPPWWLSTPAQLVAVLLGVLLLCLGVWGWRRRVRRQQEWVLAQQRQQLAEQASIAKSHFLATLGHEVRTPMTGVLGMSELLLATPLDARQRSHVDAIRKAGAHLLRLVNDALDLARIEAGKLELVPQPFDPSQLTQELADFMRPIVEARGLRFHYRNQLPATLSVSGDATRVRQILINLLGNAIKFVERGEVGLSVSRHGDCLRFKVRDSGPGIGPEQQKRLFQRFEQGEGARTSSRYGGSGLGLAICQELTVAMKGQIRVRSRLGVGTQFTVDLPLPIDRSAPRSAAGETRTPAGAPLRILLVEDDPTVAEVISGLLIGRGHRVVHAAHGLAALSEAVDGGFDIALLDLDLPGLDGFALALQLRRLGHGFPLLAVTARADGDAERQARSAGFDGFLRKPVTADLLLEAIAAARDAASACAALADGAASGVSK; the protein is encoded by the coding sequence ATGAAACAGGTAGTGCTGTTCGTGCTTGCCGTCATGGCGCTGTTGATCGGCGTGGAGGCAGCGGCGGTAAACCAGATCGAGACGCCGCGGATGCGTCGGTTCGGCCCGGCCGAAGGCCTGCCTTCGCGCATGGTGCTGGCACTGGCGCAGGATCGGCAGGGCTATGTCTGGGCGGCGACCAGCGACGGCCTGGCGCGCTACGACGGTATCGGCCTGCAGGTGTGGCAGCACGACCCGCACAACGCGCGCTCGATTCCCGGCAACGAGGTGGAAACGCTGCTGGTCGACGATCGCGACCGGGTGTGGCTGGGCGTCAACGACTCGCCACTGAGCATGCTCGATGCAGACCGTGCGGTATTCACCAGTTTTCCGGACGTTGCGCACGCCTGCGTCGGGCAGGTCTGGGCGCTGGCGCAGGCGCAGGGCGCGCTATGGATCGGAAGCAGCGGCGGTGGTCTGTGCCGCCGCGAGGAAAATGGCCGTATCACCGTCTTCCGTGCCACGCCCGATGCAGCGGACGGACTGCCCAGCGACACCATCATGAGCATGCTTACCGATGCACGCGGCCGGTTGTGGATCGGGACCGCAGGTGGGCTGGTGATGCGCGACGGTGATCGCTTCGTGCGCATCGCGCCGGACAGCCTGGGCACGATGGTGTTGAAGCTCAGCAAGGATCCCGATGGCACGCTGTGGGTGGGAAGCGGAAAGGGCCTGTATCGGGTGACACCGGCCGGGGTGCTCGAGCCTGCGCCCTGGGAAGGAGTCTCCGGCGTGCGTGCCGGCACCGTGGTGCACGACGTGCATGGCGGTTACTGGGTGGGTGCGGCCGATGGGTTTTTCCGTGTTGCGCCGGGCGAGACCAAACTGCGCGTCATGGAGGGTGATCGTGGCAGCGGCTTTCTGACCGCCCATAGCGGCGTGCTCGATGTCATGCAGGACGGTCAGGGCGGTTTATGGCTGGGGCTGATTTCGCAGGGCCTGGCCTATCTGCCGCCGGATTGGCGGCGCTTCTCCACGATCCAGCAGGCGCAGGGCAAGCCGCTGGAAAGTCTGTACCTGATGAACGCATCCGCCGACGGCGACAGCTTCCTGGTGACGACCGGCGAAGGGGTGTATCGCGTCGGCGATCAGGGCGAGGTCGTTCCCGTGCTGCACAGCGATGTGCTGGGGGGCCGCAGCGTGCAGTCGGTGCTGCCGGCCGGCGATGGCAGCCTGTGGGTGGCCCTGAGTGACGGCGTGCTGCGTTATCAACCCAGGACCGGCGAAAAACACGCGCTGGCGATGCAGTTCGGCACTTCCGACATCCATCGCGTGGAACTGATGACGCCGGGCATCGATGGCGAGTTCTGGCTGTCGATCGTCGAAGGCGGCGTGCAGCGGCGTGCGGCAGATGGTCGCCTGCTGGCCACATTCCGCTTCGGTACCGACCTCAGCGAGGTGGGCGGCATGGTGCAGCAACTGCTGGTTCGGCCGGATGGCTCGGCATGGGTGGCCGCCGGCGACGGGCTGTGGGTGTGGCAGGGCGAGCGTTTTCGCAGGGTGATCGGCGGCGCCGACGCTGTGCGTGAAGTCTATGCGTTGGCGTTCGTAACGCCGCACGAATTCTGGGCCGGGCGGCACGGTGCGATCGAGCGCTACCGCTGGGATGGCAGCCACGCGCGGCTGCTGGAGCGGGTGGGGCATGCCCAGGGCTTGCCCTCCACCGAGATCCGTGGGCTGGCGCTGGGCGGCACGGACACCGTGTGGGCGACCACGTCGCGTGGCCTGTACGCCTACCGGCGCGATCAGCCGCAGGTGCGCATGTTCGGGCAGCGCGACGGCCTGCCGGACAGCGAATTCTCGATGCGTCCCCCGGTCACCGGCCCGAGCGGGCAGGTGCTGGCGTTGACCACCAGCGGCATCGTGTTGTTCGATCCCGCGCAGGCCTTTGCGCCGGCACCGGTGGCGCGGCTGGTGATCGAATCGGTGCAGGTCCGCCGCAACGATGCCGAGCACCCGCAGCCGCTGCCGCACAAGGGCACGATCGTGCTGCAGGCGCGCGATCGCGACCTGCGCATCAGCGCGCGGTTGTTGTCGTTCGTCGATCCTGCCTCGGCGCGCTATCGCTACCGTGTGGAGGGCTACGACGCGGGCTGGGTGGAGCAGGGCGCCACCGGCGAACGCGTGATGTCGCGGCTGCCGCCAGGCGACTATCGCATCGACGTGCAGGCGCGTGCCGGCGACGGCGACTGGATCGCCGCACCTTCCCTGCACCTGCAGGTGCGTCCACCGTGGTGGCTGAGTACGCCGGCGCAATTGGTCGCGGTGCTGTTGGGCGTGCTGCTGCTTTGTCTGGGCGTATGGGGATGGCGGCGACGTGTGCGTCGCCAGCAGGAGTGGGTGCTGGCGCAACAGCGCCAGCAACTTGCCGAGCAGGCCTCGATCGCCAAGTCGCACTTCCTGGCGACGCTGGGGCATGAGGTGCGCACGCCGATGACCGGTGTGCTGGGCATGAGCGAGCTGCTGCTGGCCACGCCGCTGGATGCCAGACAGCGCAGCCACGTCGATGCGATCCGCAAGGCCGGCGCGCATCTGCTGCGGCTGGTCAACGATGCGCTGGATCTGGCACGGATCGAAGCGGGAAAGCTGGAATTGGTGCCGCAGCCCTTCGATCCATCGCAGCTGACCCAGGAACTGGCCGATTTCATGCGGCCCATCGTCGAGGCGCGTGGGCTGCGGTTTCATTACCGCAATCAGCTGCCCGCCACCCTGTCAGTGTCGGGCGACGCCACGCGGGTGCGGCAGATCCTGATCAACCTGCTCGGCAATGCGATCAAGTTCGTCGAGCGCGGTGAAGTGGGGCTCAGCGTCAGTCGGCATGGCGACTGCCTGCGCTTCAAGGTCCGCGATTCCGGTCCAGGGATCGGGCCCGAGCAACAGAAGCGTCTGTTCCAGCGCTTTGAACAGGGCGAGGGTGCGCGCACCAGCTCGCGCTATGGCGGTAGCGGGTTGGGGCTGGCAATCTGCCAGGAACTCACGGTGGCGATGAAGGGCCAGATCCGTGTCCGCAGCCGATTGGGTGTCGGCACCCAGTTCACCGTGGATCTGCCGTTGCCGATCGACCGATCGGCCCCGCGCAGTGCTGCCGGCGAAACACGCACCCCGGCCGGTGCGCCGCTGCGCATCCTGCTGGTGGAAGACGACCCGACCGTGGCCGAGGTGATCAGCGGGCTATTGATCGGGCGCGGCCATCGCGTGGTGCATGCCGCACACGGTCTGGCGGCGTTGTCCGAAGCGGTCGATGGTGGCTTCGATATCGCGCTGCTGGACCTGGATCTGCCGGGCCTGGACGGCTTTGCGCTGGCCTTGCAGCTGCGCCGGCTGGGTCACGGCTTCCCGTTGCTGGCGGTCACCGCACGCGCCGATGGCGATGCCGAACGCCAGGCGCGCAGTGCCGGCTTCGACGGATTCCTGCGCAAGCCGGTCACCGCCGATTTGCTGCTGGAAGCGATCGCGGCTGCGCGCGACGCGGCGAGTGCGTGCGCGGCACTCGCCGATGGCGCTGCATCGGGCGTCTCCAAGTGA
- a CDS encoding ATP-binding protein, with product MRGLLLGLLVALMAVPALAEVPAIPRFRIVGAAEGLPSTMITAIAQDRAGYLWMTTTDGLVRYDGAEFKVWRNDPTDRYSLRSNALQAMYIDDQDRIWLALAGAGLAMLSADRSKFTAYLPDDVPALGSGDIYAIAGRGDEIWLGMSTGNVLRLDAKGNFSSLDLSRMEDPLDPNPVYALALDDRERMWIGTLGGLAYYDGLALHHVRPDGDASGINALQWVGQRLWTSSDTGLRYMDSSGGWHTPAWASMFATGNRVWTVADAGDGEFWLGTEQGLWHTRAGHPPAPVNNGDQPLVSNRHVTTIWRSPHGGIWVPLHGRGLAYLREDWRRTAAFKQVNDQGKGISCSLAPANRSGGLWQFDGSGRLLRYDTSSGALVQTGVQHPDLREMEVTSALEDRRGQLWLGNNQHALSRLDLATGELTHFIGDGPAEAALWIGEPGDGTVWAAFEQVIQRRDLVSGRVLETISSNDLHGLKELPYYQINMGPDGRVWISATGGLYAWHAETHRFMLVPGLDVDFIQRFVVKDRNRIWLYRPGSIEHWAQRNGVWKRVSRIRAAEGFPAMDAYGFELDALGRVWMSGARGLWRIDPRTTPAKIRSFSARDGLTSQEFSRSCLLMSNNGVLVGGTADGFTLMIDTNAPDVPSFTPQMRLEAVSVQQGDRRRALPIGGGFALVPSDRQLRVNMRLLSFIDPMANRYRTRLKGFDTDWVEHGAAGMREFSSLPPDDYVLEMQGVDPLGNASQVQSLRFSVLPPWWRSDLGIALTCMLGLLLSALLAAAYRHRVRMRAQWQLAQHKRELAEQASLAKTRFLATLGHEVRTPMTGVLGMSELLLQTPLDARQQGYAGAIQSAGKHLLRLVNDALDLARIEAGKLPLDNRDFDLRLLIGQAVELVRPSAEQKQLAFECELDDALPPALHGDASRVQQILLNLLFNAVKFTERGSVQLRVSALSQSPAQGIRLEVRDTGPGMSAEQRGRLFQRFEQAEGALTLARHGGSGLGLAICRELAAAMGGVVRVESELGQGACFVVELPLRWVATLPAAVATPAHAAAARDQAPLQLLLIEDDPTVAQVIVGLLQTRGHQVTHVLHGLAALAEVSTRSFDAGLCDLDLPGLDGAALVAQLRARGVRFPIVAVTARSDADAEPQAMAAGCNGFLRKPVTGELLANALARVLADAADLRNRGEGAVD from the coding sequence ATGCGTGGTCTGTTACTGGGGTTGCTGGTTGCGCTGATGGCAGTGCCGGCCCTGGCCGAGGTGCCCGCGATCCCGCGCTTTCGCATCGTGGGCGCGGCCGAAGGGCTGCCCTCGACCATGATTACCGCAATCGCACAGGATCGTGCGGGCTATCTGTGGATGACCACCACCGATGGCCTGGTTCGGTATGACGGTGCCGAGTTCAAGGTATGGCGTAACGACCCGACCGATCGCTACTCGCTGCGCAGCAATGCCTTGCAGGCGATGTATATCGACGACCAGGATCGCATCTGGCTGGCGCTGGCGGGCGCCGGGCTGGCGATGCTGAGCGCCGATCGCAGCAAATTCACCGCATATCTGCCCGACGACGTTCCCGCGCTGGGGTCGGGAGATATCTATGCCATTGCCGGCCGGGGCGATGAGATCTGGCTCGGCATGTCGACCGGCAATGTCTTGCGCCTGGATGCCAAGGGGAATTTCAGCTCACTGGATCTGTCCAGGATGGAGGATCCGCTAGACCCCAATCCGGTCTACGCCCTGGCCCTGGACGACCGGGAGCGCATGTGGATCGGGACGCTCGGCGGTTTGGCGTACTACGACGGGCTGGCCCTGCATCACGTGCGACCGGATGGCGACGCCAGCGGTATCAATGCGCTGCAGTGGGTAGGGCAACGGCTATGGACCTCCTCGGATACCGGCTTGCGCTATATGGATTCCTCCGGGGGGTGGCATACACCCGCGTGGGCCTCGATGTTTGCGACAGGAAATCGGGTCTGGACGGTGGCCGATGCCGGAGATGGCGAATTCTGGCTCGGCACCGAGCAGGGGCTATGGCACACCCGTGCCGGTCATCCACCGGCGCCGGTCAACAACGGTGACCAACCATTGGTTTCCAATCGGCATGTCACCACGATCTGGCGAAGTCCGCACGGAGGGATCTGGGTGCCCCTGCATGGCCGTGGGCTCGCCTACCTGCGCGAAGACTGGCGTCGGACCGCAGCCTTCAAGCAGGTGAACGATCAGGGCAAAGGCATCTCCTGCAGTCTTGCGCCGGCCAATCGCTCTGGTGGCCTGTGGCAGTTCGATGGCAGTGGCAGGTTGTTGCGCTACGACACCTCGTCAGGCGCCTTGGTGCAGACCGGAGTCCAGCATCCGGATCTGCGCGAGATGGAAGTCACCTCTGCGCTGGAAGACCGTCGCGGGCAGCTCTGGCTCGGTAACAATCAGCATGCACTGTCGCGCCTGGATCTGGCGACCGGTGAGCTGACGCATTTCATCGGGGATGGACCCGCCGAGGCGGCGCTCTGGATCGGGGAGCCTGGCGATGGCACCGTGTGGGCAGCGTTCGAGCAAGTGATCCAGCGACGCGACCTCGTCAGTGGGCGCGTTCTGGAGACGATCTCCTCGAACGATCTGCATGGCCTGAAGGAATTGCCGTACTACCAGATCAACATGGGGCCGGATGGGCGCGTGTGGATCAGCGCTACCGGTGGCCTGTATGCCTGGCATGCCGAAACGCATCGATTCATGCTGGTGCCGGGGCTGGATGTCGACTTCATCCAGCGCTTTGTGGTCAAGGATCGCAATCGCATCTGGCTTTACCGCCCCGGTAGCATCGAGCACTGGGCGCAACGTAATGGCGTCTGGAAACGGGTAAGCCGCATTCGCGCTGCCGAAGGATTTCCCGCCATGGATGCCTACGGCTTCGAGCTGGACGCGCTCGGTCGTGTGTGGATGTCCGGCGCACGTGGCCTGTGGCGCATCGACCCGCGGACAACGCCTGCCAAGATCCGCAGTTTCAGTGCGCGCGACGGCTTGACCAGCCAGGAGTTCAGTCGCAGCTGTCTGCTGATGTCCAACAACGGTGTGCTGGTGGGCGGGACCGCCGATGGATTCACCTTGATGATCGACACCAATGCGCCGGATGTTCCCTCGTTTACCCCGCAGATGCGGTTGGAAGCGGTGAGCGTCCAGCAGGGCGACCGACGTCGCGCATTGCCGATCGGCGGTGGCTTTGCGCTGGTGCCGAGCGATCGCCAGTTGCGCGTCAATATGCGCCTGCTGTCTTTCATCGACCCGATGGCCAACCGCTACCGCACGCGATTGAAAGGCTTCGACACCGATTGGGTGGAGCATGGCGCTGCGGGCATGCGCGAATTCTCCTCGTTGCCACCGGACGATTATGTGCTTGAAATGCAGGGTGTCGATCCGCTCGGCAATGCATCGCAGGTGCAATCGTTGCGGTTTTCGGTGCTGCCACCCTGGTGGCGTAGCGACCTCGGTATTGCGTTGACCTGCATGCTCGGTCTGCTGCTGAGTGCATTGCTCGCCGCGGCCTACCGCCATCGCGTGCGCATGCGGGCGCAGTGGCAGCTGGCCCAGCACAAGCGCGAGCTGGCCGAGCAGGCGTCGTTGGCCAAGACGCGCTTTCTGGCGACCTTGGGGCACGAGGTGCGCACGCCGATGACCGGTGTGCTGGGAATGAGCGAGTTGCTGCTGCAGACACCGCTGGATGCGCGCCAGCAAGGCTATGCCGGCGCGATCCAGTCGGCCGGCAAGCACTTGCTGCGCTTGGTCAACGATGCGCTGGATCTGGCGCGGATCGAAGCCGGCAAGCTGCCGCTGGACAATCGCGATTTCGATTTGCGCCTGCTGATCGGTCAGGCGGTCGAACTGGTCCGTCCCAGTGCCGAGCAGAAGCAGCTGGCCTTCGAATGCGAACTGGACGACGCGCTACCGCCGGCACTGCATGGCGATGCCAGCCGGGTGCAGCAGATTCTGCTCAATCTGCTGTTCAATGCGGTCAAGTTCACCGAACGCGGCAGCGTGCAATTGCGCGTGTCGGCGTTGTCGCAGAGCCCCGCACAAGGCATTCGGTTGGAGGTGCGCGATACCGGTCCCGGCATGAGCGCCGAGCAACGTGGGCGCCTGTTCCAGCGCTTCGAACAGGCCGAAGGCGCACTGACCCTGGCCCGGCATGGCGGCAGTGGGCTGGGCCTGGCGATCTGCCGCGAGCTTGCTGCGGCGATGGGCGGGGTGGTGAGGGTCGAGAGCGAATTGGGGCAGGGCGCGTGCTTCGTGGTGGAGTTGCCGTTGCGTTGGGTTGCGACGTTGCCCGCGGCGGTAGCCACTCCGGCACACGCGGCCGCTGCCCGGGATCAGGCGCCGCTGCAGTTGCTGCTGATCGAAGACGACCCGACCGTGGCACAGGTGATCGTGGGCTTGCTGCAGACACGCGGGCACCAGGTCACCCATGTCCTGCACGGGTTGGCCGCCCTGGCCGAGGTGAGCACACGCAGCTTCGACGCGGGGTTGTGCGATCTGGATCTGCCCGGCCTCGACGGTGCTGCACTGGTGGCGCAACTGCGCGCACGCGGGGTGCGCTTCCCGATCGTGGCGGTCACGGCACGGTCCGACGCCGATGCCGAGCCGCAGGCGATGGCGGCTGGCTGCAATGGTTTCCTGCGCAAGCCGGTCACCGGCGAGCTGCTGGCCAACGCCCTGGCACGGGTGCTAGCCGACGCTGCGGACTTGCGGAACAGGGGCGAGGGCGCTGTCGACTAG